CTTTAAGCTTTTCAACGACTGGCTTATCTGCTGTTTCTTTTTTATCTTCATACATGATTATCACTTGATGAAATGCTTCAAAAAAGCCACCGGCTGAGCTTATTTGATATTTAATATCAATTAATTCTTTATCTTTGATAAAGTCATTGATTGAATCTTCTAAGGATACGTATGGTCCACTTCCTTCTTGAAGATACCCCTCTGTTATAATCTTTACTTTCATTTCCTAGTCCTCCAATTCATCTTCTGATACTTCGACTTTGAGTACATTGAGATCTAGCCCTTTTGCGCGCGGATCTTTTTGCATCTCATCGATCTCATCCTGCGTAAATTGCGGACGTCCCAAAGGTGTTGGTGTTTTAGATTCCCAATACCACGAGCCATCATA
This window of the Ligilactobacillus faecis genome carries:
- a CDS encoding crAss001_48 related protein, with translation MKVKIITEGYLQEGSGPYVSLEDSINDFIKDKELIDIKYQISSAGGFFEAFHQVIIMYEDKKETADKPVVEKLKEEKADLDKKIRKLKAFLNDDEKLSSIGEEQVKLLRLQLETMERYSDILWARLDDLEETE